ACGATGCTTCTCTTACTAGCTTTCGTTAACGAGCCGGGATCGGGCTTTAATCAAGTAACAGGCAGCGCACTACGGGCAGCAGGACACGTCAACTACCCTACGGTAATCGGAGGAATTTTCATGTGGGGCATGTTCATTCCTATGGCGTATATTCTTGCAATACCATTAGGCCTTGGAGTTGTTGGCGTGTTTATTAGCATGGCATTTGATGAGCTTGTCAGAGGGCTCCTTCTGTACCGCAAGTGGTCGCATGTTATTAGAAGTCCCCTTCAGCTTAAGCTGGAGAGCACACTAGCTCATTAATAAACCCCAGTGTGGCGTGTACCCTTTATCTTGATTGTTACATTTGGAGGCAGGGGCGTGAGGATCGCCCCTGCCTCCAACAACTAGGAATCCATTTTTGGCGGCTCCGCTTGGGAATTATAGAGTAGCTATTATCGGCTTATGTACTTGAGCCTATTCATGATCCTGCTTCGGATCACTTGAAGCTGTGCTTTGGTTAAACCTGCTCGTCCTCAATGCGTTGAATTGGAGCTGAAGCTGCTGTGACTGCTCTGCAAGCTTGTAGTTCAGCTCCTTCAACCACATCTTGTCGCCCGCAATCGTAGCTGCGGTGATACAGTTATGAAGCTCTACAAGCTTTCCTACGAAATTCGCATTGGCCTGCAAACATAACGAGAGCTCCTGCTGCTCCTCATCTGTTAACTCTCTGGTCTGATGATAAGTCCACAATTCTGCCATTCGATAATGGAAAGGAAGCATGTCATCACTCTCCCCGATAAAATTGTTACTCTTACCATTGTTGACCAATCATGCAGCTTTTAGTATGAGCAGTATTAAATAAAACGTACACAAGCCGGGTTCGGAACTTCTATTGAATAACCCGTTGGCTCTAACGTCCCTTTTTGTGCATCCACGCGGAACGTTACGAGGCTGCCGCTCTTTTGATTCGCTGCGACCAGCAGCTTAACATCCGGTGAGATCGCGAAGTGACGCGGACCGTCGCCGAGCGTGGAAGCATGCTGCACAACGGTCAGCCTGCCGCTCATCACGTCAATGTCGCAGACGACGATACTGTTATGCCCGCGATTAGACGCATACAGGTAGCGGCCGTTCGGATGCACCTCAATATGTGCAGCTATATTCATCCCGTTATAATCTTCAGGCAGCGAAGGCACGTTCTCGATGAGCGTCCATTCGCCGCTCTCCTTCTCGTAGCTGTACACGCCAATCGTGTTATCCAGCTCATTCATCACATAAACGAACGGGCGCTGCGGATGGAAGGCCAGATGACGCGGACCTGCCCCCGCCTTCGACTTCACCGACTGCTGCTTCACGAGCCGCGGACGACTGTCCTCAAGCTCCAGCCTGTAGCGTACGATCTCATCGGTCCCGAGGTCCGTGACGAACACGTGCCCGTCCCGCTCCAGCACGCAATGAGCATGCGGCGCCTCCTGTCGCTCCGTAATACTGCGCCCTTCATGACGCTGCACATCGCTCAGCGGCCCAAGGCAGCCATCCTCTAGCACCGGATATACCGACACACTTCCGCTCATATAGTTCGCAGCCAGCAGCACCTTCCCGTTCGCGGCCAGCGTCACATAGCACGGCGATGCCCCTTCTGTCGAGGCGGTCTGCAGCAGCTTCAGCGCACCCGACGACTCGTCCAAGGCGAACACCGAGACACTTCCGCCAACGGAAGGGTGATGTGCAGCTTGAAGCTCGATCACACCGTACAGCCTGTCCCGTCTTTGGCCGCGAATGAGGAACGAGGGCTGCTCCGTCTCCCCGTTAGCCGACCTATACTCAAGCGCACCGGTCTCCTCATTCAAGACGAGCGTGAAGATCGAATCGGCTCCCCCATTCTCATACGTACCAACGTATAGGAAGCACTCCTTGTCCGTCTCAGGCATACGTGCATCTCTCCATTTCCATACGAATCGTTATCGTTCTATTCGCCACCGAGCGATCAATCTCCTGTTTATTCCAGTTAAAAATTCGCTTTACTCTGCAGATTCGAGCTCACGCACCGCCTCCAGCACCTGCTCGACATGCCCCTTCACCCGAATGTTCCGCCACTCGCGAACGAGCCGTCCTTGCCTGTCTATGAGAAACGTCGACCTCACGATGCCCATATACTCTCGGCCGTACAGCTTCTTGAGCGCCCATACGCCGTACGCTTTCGCCGCTTCGTACTCCGGGTCGGACAGCAGCGTGAACGGCAGCTCATATTTCCCCGCGAACCGCTCGTGTGAGCGTACCGGGTCCGGGCTAATGCCGAGCACGACCGTCCCCTTGTCCGCGAACTCACCGTGGTAGTCCCGGAATTGACAAGCCTCCTCCGTGCAGGCTGGGGTCATGTTTTTCGGATAAAAATAGATGACGACGTTGCGTCCCACATAATCTTGTAGAGAGACAGGCTCCCCGTTGCCTGCCATTAATGTAAACGTAGGCGCAGGCTGGCCTAGCATCAGCTGTTGCTCTGTCATTACTTCATTCCTCCTCGATGATGACTGAATGGTATAAGTGCATCCAAAAATAGTAAAAACCCACCCCGAGGTTAGCGCCACAGGTGGGTACTTATTACACTAATCATCACACATACAGCCCGGCTCACCAATAATCTGAGTTCCATCGAAACTCACAAAGATATTATACGTCTTGTCGCTATTACTCTTGCCGATCCGAACAGTCCATGTGCCGTAGAAGGAGACATCCTTCACTTCCCACTCTTTATAGCTCTTCATGACCGTAGCTACCGCCGCTTGTCTATGGATGTAGTATCCGTAGAGTAGTACGGACATAGCGGTGGTGAGGACAACAAGTATAATGAGTCGTCGCGATCTCAACTAAGTGTCACCCCCTACCTCTTCACCTACGACCCTGCCCCCCGATACCGCTTCACCCCGTAATTCCACACCAACATCCCCAGCGTGAAGAACACAAGCCCCACGACCGGCGTCAGCAGCGCGAAGCTGCCCCAGTTGTCCCGGTCAAGGAAGTAGGCCGACGGGTAGAAGCCGACGAAGCCGAACGGCAGCACCCACGTCAGCGTGAAGCGCAGCACCTGGTTGTAGATCGTCATCGGGTAGCGGCCGTAGTTCT
Above is a genomic segment from Paenibacillus sp. YYML68 containing:
- a CDS encoding lactonase family protein produces the protein MPETDKECFLYVGTYENGGADSIFTLVLNEETGALEYRSANGETEQPSFLIRGQRRDRLYGVIELQAAHHPSVGGSVSVFALDESSGALKLLQTASTEGASPCYVTLAANGKVLLAANYMSGSVSVYPVLEDGCLGPLSDVQRHEGRSITERQEAPHAHCVLERDGHVFVTDLGTDEIVRYRLELEDSRPRLVKQQSVKSKAGAGPRHLAFHPQRPFVYVMNELDNTIGVYSYEKESGEWTLIENVPSLPEDYNGMNIAAHIEVHPNGRYLYASNRGHNSIVVCDIDVMSGRLTVVQHASTLGDGPRHFAISPDVKLLVAANQKSGSLVTFRVDAQKGTLEPTGYSIEVPNPACVRFI
- the bcp gene encoding thioredoxin-dependent thiol peroxidase; amino-acid sequence: MTEQQLMLGQPAPTFTLMAGNGEPVSLQDYVGRNVVIYFYPKNMTPACTEEACQFRDYHGEFADKGTVVLGISPDPVRSHERFAGKYELPFTLLSDPEYEAAKAYGVWALKKLYGREYMGIVRSTFLIDRQGRLVREWRNIRVKGHVEQVLEAVRELESAE